In one Lolium rigidum isolate FL_2022 chromosome 3, APGP_CSIRO_Lrig_0.1, whole genome shotgun sequence genomic region, the following are encoded:
- the LOC124702715 gene encoding probable amino-acid acetyltransferase NAGS1, chloroplastic isoform X1, whose product MQDISLLHGLGIKFVLVPGTHVQIDKLLAERGKKPSYGGRYRITDSDSLDAAMEAAGRIRLTIEAKLSPGPPMLDLRRHGVNGRWHEISDNVASGNFLGAKRRGVVGGIDYGFTGEVKKIDVSRIKERLDRDSIVVVSNMGYSSAGEVLNCNTYEVATACALAIEADKLICVVDGQIYDEHGRVNRFMSIEEADMLIRTRAKQSETAANYVKVVGEEDISYAINFPIKEEKEQVWNGRDFIGDYTASFRNGVGFNNGNGLSGEQGFAIGGEERLSRSNGYLSELAAAAYVCHGGVQRVHIIDGTVGGSLLLELFTRDGAGTLIARDMYEGTRTAREEDFSGIRKIIHPLEESGVLVRRTDKELLEALKSFIVVERDCSIIACAALFPFFEDKSGEVAAIAVSEECRGQGQGDKLLDYVEKKALYLGLEKIFLLTTRTADWFVRRGFKECSMESLPAERRKRINLSRGSKYYMKRLQPAEIGHMAANNFAMK is encoded by the exons ATGCAGGATATATCGCTTCTACATGGTCTTGGGATCAAATTTGTGCTTGTTCCTGGAACACATGTTCAGATTGATAAGCTCTTGGCTGAGAGAG GAAAGAAGCCCAGTTATGGTGGTCGTTACCGTATTACAGATTCTGATTCATTAGATGCTGCAATGGAGGCAGCTGGCAGAATACGTCTTACTATAGAAGCAAAACTGTCTCCTGGTCCCCCAATGTTAGATCTTCGTCGACATGGTGTTAATGGTCGTTGGCATGAAATCTCGGACAATGTTGCAAGTGGAAACTTCCTTGGTGCTAAG AGAAGAGGAGTTGTTGGTGGCATTGACTATGGATTCACCGGTGAAGTTAAGAAAATCGACGTTTCACGGATAAAAGAAAGACTTGATAGAGATAGCATAGTTGTTGTGAGCAATATGGGATACTCCAGTGCAGGAGAGGTGTTAAATTGCAA CACTTATGAAGTTGCAACGGCATGTGCTCTAGCTATTGAGGCAGACAAGCTTATCTGCGTTGTCGATGGCCAAATATATGATGAGCATGGCCGAGTCAATCGTTTCATGTCTATCGAGGAAGCAGATATGCTCATCAGAACACGCGCTAAGCAGAGTGAGACTGCTGCAAATTATGTCAAGGTTGTGGGCGAGGAGGATATAAGTTATGCCATTAACTTTCCTATTAAAGAggagaaagaacaagtatggaaCGGGAGGGACTTCATCGGTGATTACACTGCATCCTTCCGCAATGGTGTAGGTTTTAACAATGGAAATGGTCTGTCTGGTGAgcaagggtttgctattggagggGAGGAGCGGCTGAGCAGATCAAATGGTTACCTTTCAGAGTTGGCTGCAGCAGCATATGTATGCCAT GGTGGTGTCCAGAGAGTTCATATCATAGATGGCACGGTTGGAGGATCATTATTGTTAGAACTATTCACAAGAGATGGTGCAGGAACATTGATAGCTAG AGATATGTATGAAGGAACAAGAACTGCTAGAGAGGAAGATTTTTCTGGTATTAGAAAAATCATTCACCCCCTAGAAGAATCTGGTGTCCTAGTGCGGCGAACAGACAAAGAG CTTTTGGAAGCATTGAAGTCTTTTATTGTTGTGGAAAGAGACTGTTCAATCATTGCATGTGCTGCTCTATTCCCCTTTTTTGAGGATAAATCTGGGGAAGTTGCTGCTATAGCTGTATCTGAAGAATGTCGAGGACAAGGTCAAGGAGACAAGTTACTTG ATTATGTTGAGAAGAAGGCATTATACCTTGGTCTCGAGAAAATATTCTTGCTTACCACGAGGACAGCAGATTG GTTTGTCCGGCGTGGCTTCAAGGAATGCTCAATGGAATCCCTCCCAGCGGAGAGGAGAAAACGGATCAATCTCTCGCGGGGATCAAAATATTACATGAAGCGGCTCCAGCCAGCAGAGATTGGACATATGGCTGCTAATAACTTTGCCATGAAATGA
- the LOC124702715 gene encoding probable amino-acid acetyltransferase NAGS2, chloroplastic isoform X2, which translates to MEAAGRIRLTIEAKLSPGPPMLDLRRHGVNGRWHEISDNVASGNFLGAKRRGVVGGIDYGFTGEVKKIDVSRIKERLDRDSIVVVSNMGYSSAGEVLNCNTYEVATACALAIEADKLICVVDGQIYDEHGRVNRFMSIEEADMLIRTRAKQSETAANYVKVVGEEDISYAINFPIKEEKEQVWNGRDFIGDYTASFRNGVGFNNGNGLSGEQGFAIGGEERLSRSNGYLSELAAAAYVCHGGVQRVHIIDGTVGGSLLLELFTRDGAGTLIARDMYEGTRTAREEDFSGIRKIIHPLEESGVLVRRTDKELLEALKSFIVVERDCSIIACAALFPFFEDKSGEVAAIAVSEECRGQGQGDKLLDYVEKKALYLGLEKIFLLTTRTADWFVRRGFKECSMESLPAERRKRINLSRGSKYYMKRLQPAEIGHMAANNFAMK; encoded by the exons ATGGAGGCAGCTGGCAGAATACGTCTTACTATAGAAGCAAAACTGTCTCCTGGTCCCCCAATGTTAGATCTTCGTCGACATGGTGTTAATGGTCGTTGGCATGAAATCTCGGACAATGTTGCAAGTGGAAACTTCCTTGGTGCTAAG AGAAGAGGAGTTGTTGGTGGCATTGACTATGGATTCACCGGTGAAGTTAAGAAAATCGACGTTTCACGGATAAAAGAAAGACTTGATAGAGATAGCATAGTTGTTGTGAGCAATATGGGATACTCCAGTGCAGGAGAGGTGTTAAATTGCAA CACTTATGAAGTTGCAACGGCATGTGCTCTAGCTATTGAGGCAGACAAGCTTATCTGCGTTGTCGATGGCCAAATATATGATGAGCATGGCCGAGTCAATCGTTTCATGTCTATCGAGGAAGCAGATATGCTCATCAGAACACGCGCTAAGCAGAGTGAGACTGCTGCAAATTATGTCAAGGTTGTGGGCGAGGAGGATATAAGTTATGCCATTAACTTTCCTATTAAAGAggagaaagaacaagtatggaaCGGGAGGGACTTCATCGGTGATTACACTGCATCCTTCCGCAATGGTGTAGGTTTTAACAATGGAAATGGTCTGTCTGGTGAgcaagggtttgctattggagggGAGGAGCGGCTGAGCAGATCAAATGGTTACCTTTCAGAGTTGGCTGCAGCAGCATATGTATGCCAT GGTGGTGTCCAGAGAGTTCATATCATAGATGGCACGGTTGGAGGATCATTATTGTTAGAACTATTCACAAGAGATGGTGCAGGAACATTGATAGCTAG AGATATGTATGAAGGAACAAGAACTGCTAGAGAGGAAGATTTTTCTGGTATTAGAAAAATCATTCACCCCCTAGAAGAATCTGGTGTCCTAGTGCGGCGAACAGACAAAGAG CTTTTGGAAGCATTGAAGTCTTTTATTGTTGTGGAAAGAGACTGTTCAATCATTGCATGTGCTGCTCTATTCCCCTTTTTTGAGGATAAATCTGGGGAAGTTGCTGCTATAGCTGTATCTGAAGAATGTCGAGGACAAGGTCAAGGAGACAAGTTACTTG ATTATGTTGAGAAGAAGGCATTATACCTTGGTCTCGAGAAAATATTCTTGCTTACCACGAGGACAGCAGATTG GTTTGTCCGGCGTGGCTTCAAGGAATGCTCAATGGAATCCCTCCCAGCGGAGAGGAGAAAACGGATCAATCTCTCGCGGGGATCAAAATATTACATGAAGCGGCTCCAGCCAGCAGAGATTGGACATATGGCTGCTAATAACTTTGCCATGAAATGA